Proteins encoded in a region of the Suncus etruscus isolate mSunEtr1 chromosome 1, mSunEtr1.pri.cur, whole genome shotgun sequence genome:
- the DMRTA1 gene encoding doublesex- and mab-3-related transcription factor A1, which yields MEQPQCDLRERSGLLHLAPAALRVAAPPPLSPALPVTPGIPVPPTFLRPPRLFLRAAGATAVGTGSEGGRAPGLERAAGALGCGYPRTPKCARCRNHGVVSALKGHKRFCRWRDCACAKCTLIAERQRVMAAQVALRRQQAQEESEARGLQRLLYPGSSGPDDGRGSGEGISNCISSISSRTDSPHADNGTHASVTALGLSTSRQASGPATPALKLFQPDLTGGKPEQKVSKCDTCQNGQEEMVSKSHQFTLPKSNDAIEKQSARSSLPESLYKEDTILSPHSGEQSGGEESPCSLSSSDLESGNESEWAKDRPATKRGSLCTATSRSRDPLDILTKIFPNYRRSRLEDILQICKGDVVQAIEQVLNGKEHKLDTRDLASSRRWENAPFQRASNFSFAGIGFGTLGNKSAFSPLQTTSASHGGESSLYGLNPRLGISPLQLAYSPGRRLSSFMSPYLTPGLVPALPFQPSLNYAFSGMIRDSSNLPSKDTVIGGRLYFRPTEDNL from the exons ATGGAGCAGCCCCAGTGTGACCTCCGGGAACGCAGCGGCCTACTTCACCTGGCCCCGGCTGCTCTGAGGGTGGCGGCACCTCCACCCCTGTCGCCAGCCTTGCCGGTCACTCCCGGGATACCCGTTCCTCCAACTTTTCTGCGTCCCCCCAGACTTTTTTTGCGGGCGGCCGGGGCCACCGCCGTGGGCACCGGCAGCGAAGGTGGCCGGGCTCCAGGGCTGGAGAGGGCCGCGGGCGCTTTGGGCTGCGGCTATCCGCGGACCCCCAAGTGTGCCCGCTGTCGCAACCACGGCGTGGTGTCTGCGCTCAAGGGTCACAAGCGCTTCTGCCGCTGGCGGGACTGTGCGTGCGCCAAGTGCACCCTGATTGCAGAGCGCCAGCGCGTCATGGCCGCACAGGTGGCTCTGCGCAGGCAGCAGGCCCAGGAAGAGAGCGAGGCCCGGGGATTGCAGAGATTGCTCTACCCCGGATCCTCGGGACCCGACGACGGTCGGGGTTCGGGAGAGGGCATTAGCAACTGCATCAGCAGCATCAGCAGCAGGACCGACAGTCCCCACGCCGACAACGGAACACACGCGTCGGTCACTGCCCTGGGACTCAGCACCTCGAGACAAGCTAGCGGTCCGGCCACCCCAGCTCTGAAACTTTTCCAGCCAGATTTGACGGGGGGAAAACCAG AACAAAAAGTGAGTAAATGTGACACATGCCAGAATGGTCAAGAAGAAATGGTCTCCAAATCTCATCAATTCACCCTGCCTAAGTCTAATGATGCCATTGAAAAACAAAGTGCCAGGTCATCTCTTCCGGAAAGCTTGTACAAAGAGGATACCATCCTTTCTCCTCACTCTGGAGAACAGTCAGGAGGTGAAGAGAGTCCTTGCTCCTTATCATCCTCTGATCTGGAATCTGGAAATGAAAGTGAGTGGGCCAAAGACAGACCTGCAACCAAAAGAGGCAGCCTTTGCACAGCGACTTCAAGATCAAGAGACCCTCTTGATATTCTGACCAAGATTTTCCCAAATTATAGGCGCAGTAGACTTGAAGATATTCTGCAGATCTGCAAAGGTGATGTTGTCCAAGCCATTGAACAGGTTTTAAATGGGAAAGAACACAAACTGGATACTAGGGATCTAGCAAGTTCAAGAAGATGGGAAAATGCACCTTTTCAGAGAGCTTCAAATTTTAGTTTTGCTGGAATTGGTTTTGGAACTCTAGGGAATAAATCAGCCTTTTCTCCTCTTCAGACCACTTCTGCATCTCATGGAGGTGAATCAAGCCTCTATGGTTTAAATCCTAGACTAGGAATTAGTCCATTGCAATTGGCATATTCTCCAGGAAGAAGACTATCTAGTTTCATGTCTCCCTACCTAACTCCTGGGTTGGTACCAGCCTTGCCTTTTCAGCCATCACTGAATTATGCCTTTTCAGGGATGATCAGGGATTCTTCAAACCTTCCTAGCAAAGATACAGTAATTGGTGGAAGACTGTATTTTAGGCCAACTGAGGACAATCTGTAA